TGACGGTCAGGGCGCCGCTTGAGACCGTCCGGTAGTAGCGCGGGTCGGACAGCATGCGGGCCAGGGCGTTGCCCATCAGGTTGACCAGCGGGTCGTAGCCGGCGGCGAGGGTCGTCACCAGCTGGCCGATCACCTCCTCCTCGCTCAGCTCGACCGGGTGGTCGATCAGCCACGAGGTGAAGTCGTGTCCCGGCCTCTCCCGCTTGGCCGCGACGAGTTCGGCGAGCAGGTTGATGTACTCGTCGTTCGCGTGGTGCGCCTCCTCGGGCGAGTGGGCGTCGAACATGCCGTTCGCCCCGGCCACCAGGCGGGGGCTCGCCTCCTCGGGGACGCCGAAGACGCCGCCGAAGATCAGCAGGGGGAGGTGCCGCACGTACTCGCTGATCAGGTCGACCTCGCCGCGGTCAGCGAAGCCGCTGATCAGCGCGTCGGCGGAGCGGTGCACCAGGTCGCGCAGCTCGTGCGGCTCGATCAGGGCCAGGCTGTCGGTGGTGGCGCGGCGGTAACGGGCGTGCACCTCGCCGTCGTTGAACAGGGCGTTGGCGCGCCACATCAGGATGGGCAGCAACTGGCTGTCGGCCGGCAGGGTGTGCTGCCACACCCGCGGGTCCTTGGAGTAGGTGTCGGTGTCGTGCAGCACTTCGAGCGCGGCCCGGTAGCCGGTCACCAGCGTCGCCCGGACCCCGGGGGCCAGTTCGACGGGGGCGCAGGCGCCGTAGGAACGGAGCTTCGCGTAGACGGCGTGCGGGTCCGCGGCGAAGTCCGGTCCGTAGATCGGTACCGGCTGCATGGGGTCGTTGGTCACGACTGCTCCAGGGCGGGGAGTTTCAGCACGTGCTCGGCGAGCGCGAGCAGCGCGTTCAGCGACGTGCCGCGGTCGCGGGCGTCGCAGGTGACGAGCGGGGTGTCCGGGGCCAGGTCGAGCGCCTGCCGCAGGTCCTCCTCGGGGTAGTGGGGCGAGTCGGGGAAGTCGTTGAGCGCCACCGCGTACTCGATGCCCTGCTCCTCGATCATGCCCATCACCTCGAAGGAATCTCCTATCCGCCGGGTGTCCGCGAGGACCAGCGCGCCGAGCGCGCCGCGCGTCAGGTCCTCCCACAGGGCGTGGAACCGCTTCTGCCCCGGGGTGCCGAACAGGCACAGCGCCAGGTCGTCGCCCAGGGAGATGCGGCCGTAGTCGAGGCCGACGGTCGTGGTGGTCTTGTCCCTGACCCCGTGCAGGTGGTCGACAAGCGAGCCGGTGGCGGTCATCACCTCCTCCGTCCGCAGCGGCGGGATCTCCGACAGGGTGCGGATGATGGTGGTCTTGCCGACGCCGAACGGGCCACTGACGATCACCTTGACCAGTTGCTGGTCCGGGTTGCGCAGGTAGATGCCCCTACTGGAGTGCGCGAAGTCCACGGATCACCCTTTCGAGGATGTGCTTGTCGGGCTGTTCGCCCGTCGTGAGCGCGAGGGGCGCCCGCACGATGAGGAGCCCCTGGTCGAAGAGGTCGCTGGCGAGGACCTTGACGAAGCTGACGGGCAGGGACAGATGGGCGGCCACTTCGGCGAGCGGCAGCGCGCCCTGCTGGAGGATCTCCATCACCCGCTGTCCGGCGGGCGTCACGTCGCCCGGGATCTCCTCGATGGCGCACCGCAGCACGGTGAGCCGGTCGAGGACGTTCCGGCTGGGGCGCGTTCTGCCGCCAGTCCAGACGTAGGGCGGAATCAGCCGCCGGTTCATCGATTCTCCCTTGCGCGGAGGCACACGCATCGGTCAACGAGCGGCCCGGCGATCGGGCTTCGCCCTGCCGCGCGGTCCGGCCCGCCGGGCCGGTCAGGCCGACCGGCCGTCGTCGCCCGACGGTGCGCGGCCGACGTCGCCCCGGGGCGGGCTGACCATGGCCTTCCCCAGGGTCTGGACCTGCTTCTGCATTTCGTAGGAGACGTTGTCCATCGCGACCCCGGGGCCGGTGAACACGGCCAGGTACGTGCCCTCGGCGGCGGGGATGACGAAGACATACCCGTCGTAGGTCTCGACCATGACCTGCCGCAGCACCGTCTCCCCGCCGTAGTAGGTCTGGCTGGTGCCGCGCCCCGAGGCGAGCAGGGAGGCCAGCACGGCGGACAGCTTCTCCGCCGTCTCGGTGTCGAGGCCGGAGTGCGCCTCGTAGAAGCCGTCCGCGGTGATGACCATGGCGTGCTGGACGTCGGGAACCTGGAGGATCGGCGTCAGCACGAACGAGAGGTCGACTTTCTGCTTCGTGGCGGGGACTCGGGCGTTCATCGGCTATCCCTTTCGGTGTCGTGCTCGGGCACGGGTCCTGGCGCCTCGGCCCGTCCCCGCGCGGTGCCCCGCTGAAGTGCGCCCATCCGCGCGGCGGCCTCCTCCGGGTCGCGGAACGCGCGGCCCGCGACCCCGCCCACCGCGACGGCCCCGGTGGCGGACGCGGTGGCGCCGGTGGCCGCGGGCGCGGGGTGCGCGCGGCGGTTGCGGCGCTGCGGGAGGGCGGGCGGCGCGTCGCCGGCCGCCTTGGCGGGAGCCGCCGGGGCCGCGGGGCCGGGACGTGCCGGGGCGGGAGGCGCCGGGGCCGCGGCGGCGGAGGGCGCCGGAACGCCGGCCGCGGCGGCGGGGTCGGCCGCCGGCGCGTGGGGCGCCACGGTGGGCGGGACCGCCGTGGGCGCGGGGCGCGACACGGGGGCGGGGATCGGCAGGTCCTCGGTCACCGGCGTGATCAGCTCGCTCGGGATGAACACCACGGCCTTGACCCCGGCGTAGTGCGAGGGTTCGACCGAGACGGCGATGCCGTACTGCCGGCACATCTCGCCGATCGCCGCGAAGCCGGAGCGCGGCGGGTCCCCGAGCTCCGCGAGGTGGATCTCCTCCCGGCCCGAGAGCAGGCGCCTGGCCCGGCCGAACTCGTCGGCGTTCATGCCGATCCCGGCGTCGTTGATGACCACGACGGCACCGTTGTGCGCCTGGTGCAGCGACACCTCGACCGGCAGCGAACCGTGCGAGTGGTGCACGGCGTTGGCCATGAGTTCGGCGATGACGATCGCCACCGGCTCGGCGGCGCGGTCCGCGACCGCCACCGGCTCGGGCAGGTGGTCGAGGATCTGGACGCGCTCGTAGCTGGGGATGCGGGAGCTCGCGCCCATCACCAGCGCGCGCAGCGGCGAACTCGTGCGCACGAGTCCCGCACCCGCCCCGCACACCACGCGCGTGACCTGGAGGCGGCGCAGGACCTGCTCGTTCAGGTAGTCGAGCCCCGCCAGTTGCTCGGCCAGGTCGGGATCGTCGTACTTGTGCAGCATGTCGTCGACGGTCGTCTGGAGCTGGTAGCACATGGTCTGGAGTTTGGTCGTCGCGCCGCGCATCGCGGCCTGCGCCGCGCCGTCCACCCGGCGGCGCTCCCCCAGAACGGCCGAAGACACCCCGGCGAGCACGGACTCAAGTGCCTTGCCGCCCGGGGCGTCGAGCAACTCGGGATGGCGGGCGCCCGGCACCCGCACGTGCGCGTGCCGCAGCGCCTTGGCCATGGCGGGCAGCCGGTGCCCGACCAGGTGCTCGGCCTCCTCGGCGAACAGCCGTTCCCGGCGCGCGGCTTCGGTCAGCCGGTCGCGCAGGGCGGCGACCTCGGCTTCGGCGTCCGCACTGCGGCGCCGCATCTCCACGTCCAGCCGTCGGTGGCGTCGTTGCAGCCGCAACCACATGGCGGCGAACGACCCGGCCGGCACAGCGCCGACCACCAGACAGACGGCCAACGCCGCCGGTATTTCCATTGCACCCACCCAAAAGGGGTCTACAGCCCACAAATTGCTCACGCACACGCCGGAAGGATCGCACCGACGCGCGCCGTCCCACCCGCACGGCGCCCGGCCGGACCCATCAACCGGCGGTGGACCCGTGTCAGTTGCAAGCACCGCGACAACGGCTGGCCGAAGTCAAGCAGGACGGAACGTCACTCCGCAATCCGAACGTGTGACCAAGCGTGGGTAGGGTGAACGCGTGTTCACCCCCCTTGTCACGGATCAGCCCCCCGCCGCCTGGCGTGTCCTGCTGGACTATGTCAGGCCGCACCGCAAGGCGCTCGCGGCCGGCGCCGTGCTCTCGCTCGCCACCGGCGCCGCCGGGCTGTCGCTGCCGCTCGTCGCCCAGGACCTGATCGCGGACCTGTCCGCCGACCGCTCCATCTCGGGCGCCCTGCTCCTGATGAGCCTGCTCGTCATCGCCAACGCCGGGATCGGCGCCCTCGGCTCCTACGTCCTCCAGCGCACGGCCGAGTCCGTGGTGCTCACCGCCCGCCGCTCCCTCACCGCCACGCTGCTGCGCCTGCGCATCTCCGCGGTGGACACCGTGGAGCCGGGCGACCTGCTGGCGCGCGCCACCTCGGACACCACCCTGCTGCGCGCCATGACCACCAACTCGCTGATCGGCTTCGGCACCGGCGGCCTGACCCTCGTGGCCACCCTGGTGATGATGGGCCTGGTGGACACGGTGCTGCTCGCGGTGACCGTCGGCGTCATCGGGCTGGCCGCACTCGTCATCGGCGGCATCGTGCCCGCGATCAACCGGGCCAGCAAGCGCGCACAGGAGTCCGTCGGCCGGATGGGAGCCGCCCTGGAGCGCGCGCTCGGCGCTTTGCGCACCGTGAAAGCCTCGGGCGCCGAGGAACGGGAACGCGACGCGGTGCACGCCGCCGCGGAGGACTCCTGGCGCCAGAGCGTCCGCGCCGCCAAGTGGCAGGCCCTCGCGGGGAACACCGCGGGCCTGTCCACCCAGGTCGCGTTCATCACCGTGCTCGCGGTCGGCGGCGCCCGCGTGGCCACCGGCGCCATCGACGTCGGCGCTCTCGTCGCCTTCCTGCTGTACGTCTTCTACCTGATGTCGCCCATCCAGCAACTCGTCAGCGCCGTCGCGCAGTACCAGGTGGGCGCCGCCGCGATCAGCCGCATCCAGGAGGTGCACGCCATGCCGGGCGAGCCGGAACGGGCGCCCGCGCCCCTTCCCGCGCCGGGCGCACGCCCCGCGGCGGTCGCGTTCGATGACGTGCGCTTCCGCTACACCTCCGAACTCCCCTACATCCACCACGGCGTGACGTTCAGCGTCCCGCCGCGCGGCATGACCGCGTTCGTCGGCCCCTCGGGCGCCGGGAAGACCACGGTGTTCTCCCTCATCGAGCGCTTCTACGACCCGACTGCGGGCCGCGTGCTGCTCGACGGCCGCGACATCGCCGACTGGGACGTCGCGGAACTGCGCGCCGCCATCGGCTACGTCGAGCAGGACGCGCCGGTGCTCTCCGGCACGCTGGGCGAGAACCTGCTGTTCGGCGCGCCGGACGCGGGCCCCGACGCGGTCGCGGCGGCGCTGCGCACCACGCGCCTCGAAGAGCTGGTGGCCCGGCTGCCCGACGGCCTCGACACCCTGGTAGGCCACCGCGGCACCAAGCTGTCCGGCGGCGAACGGCAGCGCGTGGCCATCGCCCGCGCGCTCCTGCGGCGCCCACGGCTCCTGCTGCTCGACGAGGCGACCTCGCAGCTCGACGCGGTCAACGAGGCGGCGCTGCGCGACACGGTGACCGCCGTCGCGCGCGAGACCACGGTGCTGGTGGTGGCGCACCGGCTGTCCACCGTGACGTCGGCCGACCGCATCGTGGTGATGGACGCGGGCCGGGTGCTCGCCGTCGGCACGCACGCGGAACTCCTCGACGGCAGCCCGCTGTACGCGGAACTGGCCGCCACCCAGTTCCTCACGGCCGTCGAATAAGCGCCCTTTCCGCCGGCCGGGCGCGCGCACATGCTGGAGGCATGCGCATTGGATCGCTCGCCCACTCGGCCGGGGTGACCACGAAGACGGTCAGGTTCTACGAGCAGGCCGGGCTGCTGCCGGAACCGCCGCGCACGCCTTCCGGCTACCGCGACTACCCGCCGGAGAGCGCCGACCGGCTGATGTTCATACGCGGCGCGCAGGTCGCCGGCCTGACGCTCGCCGAGATCAGGCACATCCTCGCGGTGCGGGACAGCGACCGGGCGCCCAGCGGGCCTGACGCCGACCTCGTCGCCGGTCTGCTGCGCCAGGTCGAGTCCAGGCTCGCGGAGCTGGCCCACGCCCGCGACACGCTGCGCGCCCTCGCGGCCCCGCCGCCCGGACGCCCCGCGCGGGCGGGGGACGCGGCACGGCCCGACGCAGCCGGCGACCGCCCCGATCGTCCCGGACCCACCGGCGCGTAGGGGCGGGCCTGCGGCCCGGGTCGTCGCGTGGCGAGCGGCCGCCGCGCACGGCCCGTCGCGCGCTTCGGGCCGGCGGGGGGATGAACGGCGGGGATTCTCAGCGGGCCGGGGCCGGCACGGCCGACGGCCGCCACTCCCGCCTGAGCAACCCGAACACCCACGAGTCGGACACCTCGCCGTTCACGACGCAGTCCTCGCGCAACGTCCCCTCCCGCACGAATCCGACCTTCTCCAGGACCCGGGCGGACGCCGCGTTGCGCGTATCGGCCTCGGCCTGGACCCGGTTCAGGTCCAGGGTGTCGAACGCCCACCGCAGCAGGGCGTGCGCGGCTTCCGTCGCGTAGCCGCGGCCCCACATGGCATCGTCGAGGCAGTAGCCCAACGACGCGCTGCGGTGGACCGGATTCCATGAGGTCAGACCGCACCAGCCGACGAAGGCACCGTCGGAGGCGCGTTCGATGACCACCCGGGCTCCGGTGCCCTCGTCCGCCACCTTCCGGCACGTCGCGATGAAGCGCTCGGCGCGGGCCCGTTCGCTCCACGGCGGTGAGTCCCAGTAGCGCATCACATGGGCGCGGCTGTGCAGCGCGAAGAGCGTGTCCGTGTCGGTCTCGGCGAAGGGGCGCAGTCGCAGGCGGGGGGTGCGCAGTGCGGGAGTGGCCAAGGACATGGCCGCCATTGTGCTTCCCGGGGGGAGGGGCGGTACACCGAATTTCCGCTCCGGGCCCGGCCCCCGCGACCGCGGCGCCGGCCGCCCGGGGTCGCGTCCTCGGGCGGCCGGCGCCGGGCCGTGGTCAGGTCGGCGCCGGGTCGGCGCCGGGCCGGGGTCAGGGGGCGGGGGTGGTGACCGTGAACGGGGTGCCGTCGCCCAGGTGCAGGATGGCCCGCCCCGGCGTCGGCTGCTCGCTCGCGGCGCTGCGCGGCAGCTTGGCCCCGATCAGCTCGCCGTGCCGGTGCGTGGTCGGGGACAGCAGCACGCCGCGCCGCGCCTTCTTCGCGTCGACCTGCCAGCCGGAGAAGCCGCCGCAGATGTCGCCCTCGTCGCCGCCGAGCACGAGGTAGCGGCCCAGCTCCGTGCCCTTGGTGATGACGTTCTTCAGCTCGTCGCCGCCGTCGCAGCGGCGCAGGTCCTCGCCGTCGTCGACGAGGAACACGATGGGCTGCTGCGGCGAGGACGTGCTCATCGCCTCGCGCACCTCCGCCTCGGACAGGTCGTCGGAGGTGAACACGGCGACCACGCCCTGCTGGCCCGCCAGGTCGCGCAGCGGCGAGGGGCGCGGGGCCGCGATGGCCACGCGCACGCCCTGCGCGAGGAAGGACCTGGCGAGCATCGTCAGCACCGTGGAGCGGCCGGACTTGGCGGGACCCGCGACGATGAACGCGGGGGTGCCCTGCGCCAGGTCGGGCCCGTAGGCCATGAGTTCGTCGCCGCCGACGCCGACCAGGCCCCACAGCGGCGAGTTGGAGGTTTCGGGGTCGCGCATGCCCCAGGCGTCGGTGAACGTGAGGCGGCTCGGCAGCACGTCGACCCGGAACGGCCGCCTGGCGCGCGGCAGTCCGGCGTCGCGCTGCGCGGCCCAGTCCCCGATGGTGGTCAGGGCCGCGGCCTGGGCCTGCCCCGACAGCTCCTCGGTGAGGACGGCCACCTGCACCTCGGTGAGCACCTGGTTGCGGAACATGCGGCCGTCGACGATCGTCTCCGGCACCTTGCGGGCCGCCATGCCGACGTTGGAGTAGTCGGCGCGGTCGGAGAGCCGCAGCGTGAACTTCTCCTCCGTGAGGGACGCGATCCGGCCGGAGAGCACGGACCTGTCGCCCGTGATGATCAGGTGGATGCCGACGCTCGCGCCCTCGCGGAGCACGACGAACAGTTCGTCGGTGAGGGCGCCGTGGTCGATCTCGCCGAGCGTGGAGACCCAGCCCTCCCACCGGTCGAGGAGCACGACGATGTGCGGCAGCCGCCCCTCGGGGGCGGCGGCGGCGCGCTGCTCGCCGATGTCGGCGAGCGCGTCCTGCCCCAGCATCTCCTGGCGGCGGTCGAGTTCCTGGCGCAGCCGCC
Above is a genomic segment from Streptomyces marincola containing:
- a CDS encoding histidine kinase, with product MEIPAALAVCLVVGAVPAGSFAAMWLRLQRRHRRLDVEMRRRSADAEAEVAALRDRLTEAARRERLFAEEAEHLVGHRLPAMAKALRHAHVRVPGARHPELLDAPGGKALESVLAGVSSAVLGERRRVDGAAQAAMRGATTKLQTMCYQLQTTVDDMLHKYDDPDLAEQLAGLDYLNEQVLRRLQVTRVVCGAGAGLVRTSSPLRALVMGASSRIPSYERVQILDHLPEPVAVADRAAEPVAIVIAELMANAVHHSHGSLPVEVSLHQAHNGAVVVINDAGIGMNADEFGRARRLLSGREEIHLAELGDPPRSGFAAIGEMCRQYGIAVSVEPSHYAGVKAVVFIPSELITPVTEDLPIPAPVSRPAPTAVPPTVAPHAPAADPAAAAGVPAPSAAAAPAPPAPARPGPAAPAAPAKAAGDAPPALPQRRNRRAHPAPAATGATASATGAVAVGGVAGRAFRDPEEAAARMGALQRGTARGRAEAPGPVPEHDTERDSR
- a CDS encoding heavy metal-responsive transcriptional regulator — its product is MRIGSLAHSAGVTTKTVRFYEQAGLLPEPPRTPSGYRDYPPESADRLMFIRGAQVAGLTLAEIRHILAVRDSDRAPSGPDADLVAGLLRQVESRLAELAHARDTLRALAAPPPGRPARAGDAARPDAAGDRPDRPGPTGA
- a CDS encoding ABC transporter ATP-binding protein; amino-acid sequence: MFTPLVTDQPPAAWRVLLDYVRPHRKALAAGAVLSLATGAAGLSLPLVAQDLIADLSADRSISGALLLMSLLVIANAGIGALGSYVLQRTAESVVLTARRSLTATLLRLRISAVDTVEPGDLLARATSDTTLLRAMTTNSLIGFGTGGLTLVATLVMMGLVDTVLLAVTVGVIGLAALVIGGIVPAINRASKRAQESVGRMGAALERALGALRTVKASGAEERERDAVHAAAEDSWRQSVRAAKWQALAGNTAGLSTQVAFITVLAVGGARVATGAIDVGALVAFLLYVFYLMSPIQQLVSAVAQYQVGAAAISRIQEVHAMPGEPERAPAPLPAPGARPAAVAFDDVRFRYTSELPYIHHGVTFSVPPRGMTAFVGPSGAGKTTVFSLIERFYDPTAGRVLLDGRDIADWDVAELRAAIGYVEQDAPVLSGTLGENLLFGAPDAGPDAVAAALRTTRLEELVARLPDGLDTLVGHRGTKLSGGERQRVAIARALLRRPRLLLLDEATSQLDAVNEAALRDTVTAVARETTVLVVAHRLSTVTSADRIVVMDAGRVLAVGTHAELLDGSPLYAELAATQFLTAVE
- a CDS encoding roadblock/LC7 domain-containing protein, translated to MNARVPATKQKVDLSFVLTPILQVPDVQHAMVITADGFYEAHSGLDTETAEKLSAVLASLLASGRGTSQTYYGGETVLRQVMVETYDGYVFVIPAAEGTYLAVFTGPGVAMDNVSYEMQKQVQTLGKAMVSPPRGDVGRAPSGDDGRSA
- a CDS encoding GNAT family N-acetyltransferase is translated as MSLATPALRTPRLRLRPFAETDTDTLFALHSRAHVMRYWDSPPWSERARAERFIATCRKVADEGTGARVVIERASDGAFVGWCGLTSWNPVHRSASLGYCLDDAMWGRGYATEAAHALLRWAFDTLDLNRVQAEADTRNAASARVLEKVGFVREGTLREDCVVNGEVSDSWVFGLLRREWRPSAVPAPAR
- a CDS encoding GTP-binding protein, giving the protein MDFAHSSRGIYLRNPDQQLVKVIVSGPFGVGKTTIIRTLSEIPPLRTEEVMTATGSLVDHLHGVRDKTTTTVGLDYGRISLGDDLALCLFGTPGQKRFHALWEDLTRGALGALVLADTRRIGDSFEVMGMIEEQGIEYAVALNDFPDSPHYPEEDLRQALDLAPDTPLVTCDARDRGTSLNALLALAEHVLKLPALEQS
- a CDS encoding DUF742 domain-containing protein yields the protein MNRRLIPPYVWTGGRTRPSRNVLDRLTVLRCAIEEIPGDVTPAGQRVMEILQQGALPLAEVAAHLSLPVSFVKVLASDLFDQGLLIVRAPLALTTGEQPDKHILERVIRGLRALQ